Below is a genomic region from Gemmatimonadota bacterium.
CGGAGTGGACCTCACCACGGCCCGGGACTTGCTCGTCGTCGTCGACCGACTCAAGGTCGCGAGCAACGCGTCGGACCGCCTCGCCGACTCGCTCGGGCTCTGCTTCGTCGAGGGAGAGGGAGATTCGATCGTGGTCGCTACGGGCGAGGGACCGGAAAACCGGCTTCTCTTCACCGAGCACTTTCGCTGTCCGGATCACCCCGAAGTCACTTTCCTGGATCCGACTCCGCAACTGTTCTCGTTCAACAGCCCGTATGGCACGTGCAAGCTGTGCACGGGTTTTGGGGCCACGCTCGACTACGATCCCGATCTGGTGGTACCGAACCCTGGCCGCTCGCTGGGTGACGGCGCGGTCGATCCCTGGTCGAAGCCACGCTATCGGCGCGCCCGTGACCGGTTGAGGGATTTCGCGCTCGATGAGAACGTCTCCTACTACTCACCCTGGGAGGAATTACCGGAGAAGTTCAGAGAGGCTGTGCTGTACGGTAGCAGCGTCTTCAACGGTGTGATTCCGTTTCTCGTCTCGAAGGAGAACAAGCGGTACAAGCAGTACATTCGCGTCTTCTTGCGACAGTACCAGAGTCCGAAGGACTGTCGAGAGTGCGGGGGTGCCCGCATCCGGCCCGAAGCGCTTCTGGTGCGCATCGGAAAGCACACGATCTCTCAGGTCGCGGACATGCCACTCGAGGAGTTCGGTCCGTGGCTCGAGCGGCTCGAGCTCAGCGAGATGGAGGCCCAGATCGCCGAGACGATTGTCCGCGAACTTCGCTCGCGTGTCGCATTCCTCGCCGAAGTCGGCCTCGGATACCTCACGCTCAGCCGACAGATGCGCACGCTGTCCGGCGGGGAGGCGCAGCGCATCAACCTCGCGAACTCGCTCGGCGCAGCTCTGGTGGACACTCTGTACGTGCTCGACGAGCCGACGATCGGGCTCCATCCCAAGGACACCGGAGCACTGCTCGGCCTGCTTGAGAAACTCCGCGCGGCGGGCAACACGGTCGTGGTGGTCGAGCACGATTCGCAGGCGATTCTTTCAGCGGACCACGTCGTCGAGCTCGGACCAGGCTCGGGAGAGCAGGGCGGGCAGGTGGTGTATGAGGGGTCGCCGGAGGGGCTGAAGGCCGAGGATACCGCTACGGGGAGGTATCTGTCGGGGCGTTCCTCCGTCCCGCTACCCGAAAAGGCCCGCCCGGTGGACGGAGCGTGCCTCACGCTGAGGGGGGCACGGCTCCACAACCTGCGTGGCGTGGATGTGGACATTCCGCTGGGTACGCTCACGGTGGTCACGGGAGTCTCGGGTTCCGGGAAGTCCACGCTCGTTCACGACGTGCTCTTCCGCGCCGCAGAGCGGGAGCTCGGCGGGGAGACGTCGGCGAAGGAGCACCTCGGCGAGCTCGTGGGGGAGTACGAGGCGCTGGAGGGACTCAGCCATCTCGACGCTGTGGTGCTCGTCGATCAGTCTCCCATCGGAAGAACCCCCCGCTCGAACCCGGTGACGTACATCAAGGCGTGGGATGAGGTCCGGAAGCTCTTCGCCGCCCAACCCATCGCGAGGCAGCGCGGCTACGGTCCGGGCCACTTCAGCTTCAACGTCACCGGCGGTCGGTGTGAGCACTGCAAGGGCGCCGGCAAGGTCGAGATCGAGATGGTCTTCATGGCTGACGTATTCGTGCCGTGCGAGGACTGCGGCGGTACGCGATACGGCAGGGAGATCCTCGATGTGAAGGTGCGCGGCAAGCACATCT
It encodes:
- the uvrA gene encoding excinuclease ABC subunit UvrA, with amino-acid sequence MNDPIRIRGARQHNLKGFDLDIPRRQLTVITGPSGSGKSSLALDTLFAEGQRRYVESLSTYAKQFLERMEKPDVDSVEGISPAVAIEQKNPTKSSRSTVGTATEVYDYLRLLWSRVGRTHCPECDRQVRPDTVSEAVDRVLELPEGTRIQVTFPLPRSGQVTHALIVSNLRAMGFVRLLADGTSLDISGGDAVDAEILGVDLTTARDLLVVVDRLKVASNASDRLADSLGLCFVEGEGDSIVVATGEGPENRLLFTEHFRCPDHPEVTFLDPTPQLFSFNSPYGTCKLCTGFGATLDYDPDLVVPNPGRSLGDGAVDPWSKPRYRRARDRLRDFALDENVSYYSPWEELPEKFREAVLYGSSVFNGVIPFLVSKENKRYKQYIRVFLRQYQSPKDCRECGGARIRPEALLVRIGKHTISQVADMPLEEFGPWLERLELSEMEAQIAETIVRELRSRVAFLAEVGLGYLTLSRQMRTLSGGEAQRINLANSLGAALVDTLYVLDEPTIGLHPKDTGALLGLLEKLRAAGNTVVVVEHDSQAILSADHVVELGPGSGEQGGQVVYEGSPEGLKAEDTATGRYLSGRSSVPLPEKARPVDGACLTLRGARLHNLRGVDVDIPLGTLTVVTGVSGSGKSTLVHDVLFRAAERELGGETSAKEHLGELVGEYEALEGLSHLDAVVLVDQSPIGRTPRSNPVTYIKAWDEVRKLFAAQPIARQRGYGPGHFSFNVTGGRCEHCKGAGKVEIEMVFMADVFVPCEDCGGTRYGREILDVKVRGKHISEVLELTVDEAIRFFIRERKLGKKLWQLQQVGLGYLRLGQAATTLSGGEAQRLKVAREFAGAAGKKGRKLYILDEPTTGLSGEDVSKLLSVLYRLIDAGNTVLVIEHNLDVIKVADWVIDLGPGAGGRGGAVVAMGRPETVASVPESVTGRYLAEVL